The Chryseobacterium sp. G0186 genome includes the window AAAATCAATTCATATTATTTTGTATAATTTGACAAAAAAGTATTTATATTTTCATAAATGACACAAAAAAACGCTCCAATTGGAGCGTTTTTATTGATACTGAAATTGATCAGATATTATTTTTTGATGAATTTCTCGGTAGTTTTACCAGCTTTTGTTTCAATATTGATGATGTAGCTTCCTGGGTTAAGGTTTCTTACATTTACCTTATCACCATTCAATTCTGCAGGAACTTTTCTTCCGCTAACATCATAAATTTCAATAGTGTTCACTTTTTCCTTAGACTTGATGTTAAGAACATCAGTTGCAGGGTTAGGGTAAACAGAAATAGCAGAAGCCGATGCTTTAGAAACTTCAGAAGTTCCCAATGTTCCTGTTGTAGTAACCTTAAAATCGTCAATTAATAGAGCAAACTGGTCATCTGATACACATTGTATAGCAAAATAAACTGCTTGCCCAGAATAAGCATCTAAATTAAAGGTATGCTGATTCCAAGCCACAACAGATGGGGTTACTATTGTAGTTGGATTAAGTTTTGTAAAGCTTGTAGTCTGTGTATCTGTTGTTGAAACATACACATTAAATTTCTCAGCTCCATACAATTCATTAATTGATTTAGCCCAAAAAGTCACATTATTTCCGCTAGATCCCAAAGTAAACTTAGGACTGATTAACCAGTCGTTATTTACTAAAGGAGCTGGACTAGACACATCAAAACAAGCCATCACCTTATTTCCTGTTCTTGCATTAAACTGAGTTGCTGTAGCAGCCGGAGCCGGTACAATACCTGCTTTGTTAAAAACTATAAAAGCCTTAGGGATTTGCTGATTTGGAAATGTTGCTTGATTAATAGTGTATGATTGCTTTCCATCAAGATCTCTCAATGTCCAACTTCCTACAGTTCCTGTTGTATAGGCAAAATCTGTGTAAGTTTCAAAGCTATCTTCAAAGATTGTCGTTTGAGCGTTTAAAGAGTAAACTCCTAAAAAGGCTCCCAATAGTAAAATTTTCTTCATGATAATTTATTTTTTAATTATTGTAAATATATACAATCACAACCATACAGCCAAATATTTAGATAAATTTTCATCAAAACAATAAAATAAATGTGTTATACAATACAATTAAAACAAAATACTACATACACAAAAACACCAATACAAGAAAAATACAGAAAAACAATATGTACAAAATAAATACAATTATTTATTAATATTAAAAATATACTATAAAATATTTAAAAAAATTAATTTAAATCATTCAGCATATCTCAGGTAGATATTGGGACAAATAATTTTCATATTTATAAACTAATTATTACATTGTCTAGTCCTGAAATAGCGATACACAAAAACAAAACGTTATGGAAGAGCAATTAAGGTCAGTGTACATCAAGCGTACACAGAAAGATTACAGTTTAAGTTTAAAACTTCAAATAGTAAAAGAAGTTGAATCTGGTGAATCGACCATTAGTACTTGTCGCAAGAAATATGGTATACAATCCCACGGGACTATTTTAAATTGGCTCAGAAAATATGGTAACTTTGATTGGGAAAACCAAAGACCTTATGCCATGGAAAAGACACCTGAACAACGTATTATGGAATTGGAAGCTGAAGTTAAGCTTCTTGAAAAACAGAAAGCCTTCTTGGAAAAACAGGCTTATATTGCTGATAAAAAAGCTATATTTTTTGATATGATGATTGATCTTGCAGAGAAAGAATATCGCATTGATATTCGAAAAAACTCACCACCCGAACAATCGATGACTTCCGCAGTAAGGAAAAAGAAACTTTGATTTTTACTTGTGGATTGTTAGGGTTAAATAGACAAATCTATTATAGAAGTATCAAGCGTACAGAAGTTTGTAGGAATAGGGCTTCAGAGGTTGTAGAACTGGTAGAGTGTGTTCGTATTAAAATGCCCCGATTAGGAGGCAGAAAACTATATTTTATTTTAAAAGAATCCCTAGGTTCTATCAAAGTAGGAAGAGATAAATTCTTTGACATCCTAAGAGCGAATCATTTATTGATTGTCCCCAGGAAAAATTACCATGTTACGACCAACTCCCATCATCGCTTCAGAAAGCATAAAAATTTGATTCTGGACTATCAGATCACAAAACCCAACCAGGTTTGGGTTGCTGATATTACTTACATAGGGGACAGAAAAAGCCCAAGCTATTTAAGCTTAATAACGGATGCTTATTCCAAGAAAATAGTGGGACATTTTGTAGCAGATAATTTAAATACAGAAAGTAGTCTTATCGCATTGAAAAGAGCTTTAAAGAAACACAAAGGTATGGTAGGCCCATTAATTCATCATTCTGATCGTGGCTTACAATACTGCTCGAATGAATATCAGAAAGTCTTGCAAAAACATCAATTAAAATGCAGCATGACACAAAACTCAGATCCTTATGAAAATGCAATAGCAGAGAGGATAAATGGTATTTTAAAGCATGAATTTAATATTGATAGACATCATATAAACAATGCGTTAAGAAGAAAATTAGTGGATGAATCCATTGAAACCTATAATAATCTACGTCCTCATTTTTCAAATTATTATCTAACCCCAAATCAAATGCATAAACAGACAAAAATTAAAATGAGAACTTATAAAAATAAAAACCAAAGCAAAAGAAAATTTGCTCTGGTTTAATTATTTATTTTTGTCCTATAATCTGTATCAGATTTTCAGGACTAGTCACATTCTCATAAAAAGAGGCTGTCCAAAAAGGTCAGCCTCTTTTTTATGTTTTCAGGCTGCGTTATATTTATGCGGCAAATTTATACTTTTGGTTTTCTATATACTCAGTGAAAGAATGTCTAGTTTTTTTACCTTTAAGCGTACGTAGCCAATTTTTACGGGTAAGTTTTCTGTTTTTCGCTAATTTTCTAAAATTATGCGCCAATGCCATTAATCCAAATTCAATATTTACTTTTTCAAGTCCTTTTAGAGTAAATCTTGAAAATTTATTATTGCTTTTTAGTTGTCCGAATACAGCTTCTACTTCTATAGGCCGTTTACTTCTGTGGTAATGTCCTTTTTCAGATATCAGCCTTTGCCTGGCTTTCATTCTGTGATGGTTCAGATTATAATTCACTTCGATTAACCGATTATCCTGGCTTTGATGGCAGCTTTCTCTAAGAGGACAACCCTGACAGCTGAAAGCCTGATAATAATGTACCTGAGATTCATATCCGTTACTGCTGATTCTTTTGCCTTTACCGATAAAGTTCATTTGCTGTCCAAAGGGACATACATAGAAGTTATTTTCTTTATTATAATACAAGTTCTGTACAGCAAACGCATTGTTCTTCTCACTGCGTTTCTGTTCTTTATGAAAATTATTATATTTTACATACCCCTCTATAGCTTTTTCTGCCATCATTTCGTAATTCTCTTCACTTCCATATCCGGCATCTGCTACTACCTCTTTACTTTGTTTGTGGTACTGATTTTCAAAACCGTTAAGATGATCCTTCAATGTAGTGGTATCTCCAGGAGTCTGATGAATGCTGTAATGTGTGATAAACTGGTTTTCAGTACTGATCTGTGCATTATAGGCTGGCTTAAGCTGTCCATTTTTCATATGGTCGTCTTTGAGCCGCATGAAGCAGGCATCGGGATCTGTCTTACTATAACTATTGCGGCCTGAGAGTATTTTTAACTGATCTTCATACTTCTGTAATCTGGGCAGGTCCTGATGCTGAAGCTTTTTGATAAGCTTCTTACCGGTTTTATTGTCCTGTGCCACATCGTGATTAAGCTCTGCTATTTTATCCTGAAGCTCTCTGCTGTCAATAGATTTTGGAAGGACCTTTTCATGGGATTCATAACGTTCTTCTTTGATTTGAGATTCAATTTCTTCAAGTACGGAATGAATTTGGGCTTCCAGTTTTAATTTATTCTTTTCTACAGATTTTTTCCATACAAAGCTGTATCGGTTGGCCGATGATTCTATTTTTGTCCCATCTATATATTGAACAGTTAAACTTACGTAACCCAAATGCTGCAAAACAACGGTAACATCTGCAAAAAGACGATGAATATGGTTTTTAAGCCGTTTGCTCCTAAAGTAATTGATGGTTCTGTAATCAGGCTTACTGTTGCCGGAAAGCCACATGAAATGAATATTTTCTCCAAGTGCCTTTTCTATTTTACGGCATGAATAAATATTGTTGAAATAGGCATAGAATAAAACTTTGATCATCATACGGGGGTGAAAGCTTGTCGTTCCACCGCCTTTATATTCACTCATTATATGATCGATATTTAAGCTATCCACTAATTCATTGATAAGACGTACAGGATGATCAGAACCGATCTTATCAAAAATATCTTCAGGAAATAAGCTGGGAGTATTGGAGGGTAAAGATTTAAAACGTACTTTCATATCAATGTTTGTTTGGCTGCACCTTAAAGATAAATCTTAAAGGACAAACAACAAAAAAATCCCCGAAACTTTTTAAGTGACGGGGATATTTTTTGAGACTTTTTAGACAGCCTCTTAAAGATGATAAATATTACTTTTTAATAAATTTTTCAGTAAAATTCCCTTTATCTGTTTCTACATTTAGCAAATATTCACCGGCAAGTAGACTCCTTACGTCTACCTTTCCATCATTTAATTTAACTTCCATTCTTTTTCCGGTAAGGTCATACACTGTAGCATATTTAATTTTACTTGACGAATTAATCTGTAAAAAATCTGTTACTGGATTAGGGTACAATATTATTTCTTTCGCATTAACAGCTGTTTCCTTAACGGCCATTACTGTTTCAGTATTTACCTTAATATGATCAATATAAGCCACTCCAAATGCATTATTGTGAACAAATCGCAGTTGATCAATATTAGAGGATGAATTTGCAGTTCCTGTATAAATCAAGACCTCATTAAGGTAATACCTGATATCCATAGCGGTTCCTACTACCATACATCTATACCATGTATCGGATGTCCAGACTCCAGAGGTAGAAATAAGATTCTGAATACCAGAAATAGTTTTTAAAACGTTTATGATTCCATTTTTATCAAAATCCAACCTTACAATATTCTGTTCTGTAACGCTGTTCACTCCCTGAAATCCAAACACAGAGCCATTAAGCTGGGAGATATTAATATCAAATGAAACCGAAAAATTGGTAGGTACAAGTGGTGTTGACAGGTTATAAAACCCACCAATAATAGGTTCTGGCTGAGTCCCATAGGTAGGTTCCCTAACGAGTTTCAGGGAGCTATTTCCATGAGTAGCATTGTCTGTGCAGATAATCTGATGGGTTACATTTTCAGGAGTTCCTCCTGTTGGAGTACTGATCCACGCCCCTTGTCCGTGGATATTTCCGTCTGTAAATCCCTCGTTATTCTCAAAGGAAGTCATTTGCTGGGCAAAAGAGAATGCCGCAAATAAGGAAAATGCGATTGAGTAGTATTTTTTCATATGATTACAAGTTTGGAATAAAAATATGAACTTTCCACATAAGGTGAAATATCTATTGATAAATAAATAGTAAATATTTTATTATCAATGAATTTAATTTTAAAATTCACTAAAAACCTTATTTAAATCGCAATATAGCCTTGAAAATAAACAAAAAAATAAGACATCTCTTTGCAGAAATGCCTTATTCTATATTATGTATACTCTAATTACTTTGAATAATTTTCAAAAAACAATGGAATACTTTCAATTCCTTTATAGAAATTAAATAATCCATAGTGCTCGTTCGGAGAGTGAATCGCATCTGAATCCAACCCAAAGCCCATCAATACTGATTTAGCGCCAAGAACCTTTTCAAACATGGATGTAATTGGAATACTTCCTCCACTTCTGTAAGGTAATACTTCTTTACCAAATGCAGTTTCCATGGCTTTCTTAGCTGCCAAGAATTCCTTGGTATCACTTTGCAATACATAAGGCATACCTCCGTGATGAGGAGTTACTTTAACCTTTACTGTATCTGGTGCAATTTTTTCAAAATACTTCGTGAACTTCTCGGTAATTTCCTCCGGAGTCTGGTAAGGAACCAAACGCATTGAAATTTTAGCAAAGGCCTTTGATGGAATAACTGTTTTAGCTCCTTCTCCGGTATATCCGCCCCAAATACCATTACAGTCTAACGTAGGTCGAATGGAAGCTCTTTCAAGGGTAGTATATCCTTTTTCACCTTCTATATTGCTTAATCCTATTGATTTTTTATATTCTTCAGGATTGTCTTTCAACTTATTCATTTCTGTTCTGTCTGAATCAGATACCACTTCTACATTGTCATAGAAACCATCAATGGTAATATGACCATCTTCATCAATCAGATTGGCAATCATTCTGGAAAGTACATGGATAGGGTTTGGAACTGCACCACCGTAAAGTCCTGAATGCAGGTCTCTATTAGGTCCTTCTACTTCTACTTCCACATAGCTTAATCCTCTTAATCCCGTTGTCACAGTAGGCTGTTCATTGCTATAAATATGAGTATCTGAAATCAGGATACAGTCGCAAGATAACTTTTCTTTATTTTCATTCACAAAGTCACCCAGGCTTACAGATCCTACTTCTTCTTCCCCTTCTAAGATAAACTTAACGTTGCAAGGAAGTGTATTGGTTCTCATCATCGCTTCAAATGCTTTAAGGTGCATAAAGAACTGCCCTTTATCATCTGCTGAACCTCTTGCAAAGATTGCTCCCTCAGGATGAAGTTCAGTTTTTTCAATATATGGTTCAAAAGGAGGTTTTCTCCATAATTCCAATGGATCTGCCGGCTGCACGTCATAATGTCCGTATACCAGTACCGTTGGCAGGGTTGAGTCAATAATTTTTTCTCCAAAAACAATAGGATATCCTTTTGTTTCGCATATTTCAACATTATCAGCTCCTGCATTTTTAAGGAATCCTGCGCATACATCTGCACACTTCAACACGTCATTTTTATAAGCAGGATCTGCAGAAATGGAAGGAATTCTCAATAACTCAAATAATTCATCTACGAAACGCTGTTTGTTTTCGTTAATATAATTTAATGTCTCTTGCATTGTAAAGATTTGTTTGGTTAAAATTAAAAAAAAAGCACTGTAGAGCCAAGCAAAAACAGAGGATTTTATAAACAAGCAGCTTACTTCCCTGTAATTAACCCATTAGCTATTTTTTTAATAAAAATGCCCTGTGTAGAAACAGGGCAATTGTATATTGTATACTTATAATTAGTGCTTAGCTTCCGGAGCTTTTTCTGTAGTTTCAGCAGGCTTTGCAGTAGCAGTACTATCTGTTTTTGGAGCCGCTGCTTCAGGTTTTGCAGACTCTTCTTTGTGTTCAGCAGTAGCAGCATGCCCGTGAGCTTCTCCTCCTCCCTGTACATCATCAGAATATCTTTCTACTCCTTCTTCCAATTTCAGAGTATTCTTATTTCCTCCTGCCGCTACTTTTTTACAGCTTACAGCTACCGTTGCAATCGCTAAACATATAATTAATTTTCTCATGCTTAAATTTTAGATTGCCCAAAATTAAGAAATCCTGCTTTTTTCGGCAACATTTTCATACTGATTTTAAAATTATTTTCCCTTTTTTGGATTGTGTAAAAATAAGGTAGTCATTTCCTCCATCCTTTAAGCTATATTTTTTCTTAATATCTTCCGGCTTCAAAGGATAGTTTTTTGAAATAATATTAAACTGACTTTTCTTTTTAACACTTTTAGAATCAATCACTTCCATTTCTAAAACACGTCCAGGAAAGTCTTCTTTTTTTTCAGCTGATGTATAAATATGAGTATTGGGGTGAAGTTTTTTTAACCCAATCTTTTCTGAAATTAAATTAAAGATTCCAGCCTTTAAAATGGAATTGTTGGGGATATAAATGAACTTTTCAGGTTCGGAATACTCAGATTTTGCATTTTCTTCTTCCCCAAAAGTAAAACTAAAAGCGGGTTCACCACTTTCAAGGTTCACGCAATGGCAAATAATTTCGGCTTTATTTTCTTTGGATAAAAAGAGAATGATTTCCTTTACATCATTTTTCAGGGCAATAATATCCATCCTAAAAATCTGGGGTAACACTGAAACAAGATACTTCAGATCAATTAATGGAGAGAGTTTAACAACAACCTGACCTGAAACAGAAAGTAATTTTTCCTTAATTTCAAGAATATTTGGCGAAAGGTCCTCCAAAAGGAAGACTTTATTTTTATTTTGATCTCTTCGGGCCGGATCCAGGTAAACCGTATCAAAATTCTCCTGATTTTCATTCAAAAAATCCTCCAGCTTTTGGTTGACAAATCTTGCTTTTCTTCCTAAAATATTCCAATTATGCCCTACAATCTTTAAAAGCTCTGTATTTTGCTCTATCAAGGTTATATCATCGAAATTTTGAGACAGGTAATAGGCATCAATCCCAAAACCACTTGTGAGATCAATAAACTTTTTACCTTTTAAAATTTCAGATTTATAAAGGGCGGTGTTCTCTGAGGACGACTGCTCAAGATTAAGCTGTGGCGGAAAAACAATACCCTCTTTCAGCAAGAAGGGAAATTTTCTCTCGGCAACCTGCTTTCCCTTGATCTGTTGTACAATTTCCTGCATAGAGAGCTCCGGAAACGGGGATTTTTTTAATAGCAACGAGTGCAAGTCTGTAGTCAGATTTGCATTGATATAGTCTTGAACTTCTTTATTTAGTAATTTATTTCCCACAACTTCTGTCAACATTTACATTCATTTGATTAAAATGCTTCGACTCCGCTCCGTATGACAGCGCTAATATTATATCTTAACAGTATCATACGGAGCGGAGCCGAAGTATTTCAGTAATTTTAAAGTGTTCTATTCAAACATTTCTGCCCAACGAACGGCTTTTATTTCTTTGGCATTGTAAAGGTCTTCAATAGACTTTTTAACGTCTAGTTTTGGATATAAGTTCACTCCGATCAGCTTAATTTTACCCTCTTCTATCCATTGTTGTTCCTGAACGGCATGTTCATAGATTTTTTTCTGAATAATCCCTTGCTTTAAAAGTTCAAGATATCCTCCTGCATCTTCAATTTCAACGAATAAAGCCCAAGATTTTTCTGCAATCTGCCGGGTAATATCTTCAACATAATAGCTTCCATTGGATGCATCCTCAAATACATTGATAATACTTTCGTAAGCCAGAACAATTTGTTGTTTGAAAGAAATTTCTTCGGAATTGTCTGTACTTTTTTCTACAAGATAATTATTTGTAAAAACGGCATCTGCCCCTGCAATCATAGCTGAAGCAAGCTCCAATGTAGAACGGATTAAGTTATTTTCATTATCGGAAACAGCCTTGTTTCTAAGGGAAGTTTCTGCAAATATGTATGGAACCTCATTCAATCCATATTCTTTGGATAATTGATTGAAAACGACCTTAAAGGCTCTCAATTTTGCCATTTCGAAGAAGTAATTACCTCCGACTGCTATTTTAAAAATAAGCTTATTTAAAATATCTGCTCCATAGGCTTCAACCAATTCCTTGGTTTTTGCCAAAGCAATACCTAATTGCTGATAGATCGCTGCTCCTGCATTCTGATGCAGTGAAATATCAACACAAATACTTCTTTTAAATTCTTTTGCCAATAATTCTTTTGCCAGCTGATCGTCTATTGTCCCATTCTTTTCATCAAAAATGTCAATAAGGGAGAAATATTGATCTTCTTCTTTAGGGCTGATATGTCCGGCAAGTTCTTTATTATTAACAAAGATTGTTTTTTCCTCCAGATTTTCTACGTTCTGATCCAGGATGAATGCAAATACTTCTTCTTCTAAACTTTCGTGGTATCTGGCTACCAAATGAGTGCTTTCTTCCACTCTTGGCAGGTTTACCAAAGGTTTCTGAACTTCTGTGTAAAAAGGCCTTACAACTATTCCCTCAAGGTTTTCCTTTTCCAGGATAGGATAAATATCCTCTGTTTTAAGTTGCTTTTTTACTAATTTTTCCCAGTTTGGAAGAATATCTGTATTTGACATTAGTTTTATTTAGTTGGGTGAATTGTCAATAGTCAATTTTGCTTTACAAGTACATTTCAGATTAAAAATCTGACGAGCATTATAAAATTAACTATTTACTATTGACGTTTTTGGATTACACTCTTTATTTTTTAGCGACTTTTGTACTGTCTACCACCAAAATGAAGATTTCTTCATTCGGCTTTTTCATAAAATAGTTTTCTCTTGCGTATTTTTCTTTTTCTGACTTGTTGTTCATCAGTTTTTTATAAAAAGCATCATTCTTTTCGTATTCTTTTTTGTAATACTCCAGTTGCTCTTCGTTCTTATGAATCTCACCATTCAGTTCGTTAATTACAAGAAATGAGGTTTTGTCAAAGAAAATCATCCATACCAAAAACAGACAGATCGTAATGGTATACTTATTCAGAATATAGGTCTGGATAAGTTTGAACGTTTCAGATTTCGGCTGAATGTCTTTGATAAGGTTATTTTCTTCCATTTTTTTAATGTTTTTTCAACGAGTTTTTAATAACAGTAGTTAAAAAGTCAATCGCTACGGAATTCTGCTTCATATTAGGGATAATAAGATCGGCATCATTTTTAGATGGCTCAATAAATTCCTGGTGCATTGGTTTTAAAGTAGTCTGATAACGGTGTAATACCTCGCTCAGATCTCTTCCTCTTTCCTGAGTATCTCTTCTGATCCTCCTGATTAGTCTTTCATCAGAATCTGCATGAACAAATACCTTCAAATCAAATTCTTTCAGTAATTCTTTGTTGGTCAAAACTAAAATTCCCTCTACCACCAATACATTCTTAGGTTCTACAGTGACATGATCTCCTGTTCTGGAATGCGTTACAAAGCTGTAAATGGGCTGTTCAATAGGCTCATTGTTCTTTAAAGCTTTAACGTGTTTTATTAATAATTCAAAATCTATCGATTTCGGATGGTCATAATTTAAAGCCTCTCTTTCTGTAAGGGTAAGACCTTGGTTATCATGATAATAATTATCCTGGGAAAGGATATTCATTCCTTCAATATCAAGCTGCTGAAGTATCTTGTCAACAACTGTAGTTTTGCCGGATCCTGTTCCACCAGCAATTCCTATTACAAGCATTATTTTTTTGTTTCTTTATAGTTGGTACAAATATACTATTTTAGATAAAATATGGCAATGTAAGAGTATTGAGAAATTGAAAGATTAAACAATTTAAGTAGTAAAAGATTTTCAGATGATCTCCTATTGTTTGTCATTTATGGTCATTACTGATCTTTCCTCTCCTGATTCAATAAAAAATCCGACCAATATATTGTCGGATTTTTATTTTATACGATTTCGCTTGTTAATTCGCGCGAAATTAATTTTTCATGCATAGGCTTTAAAATATCAATTGAGCCTGTTTTTACAGTGCATTTACCTTTATAGTGGACAAGCATCGTGCATTGTTCTGCTTGTTCCAATGTATGTTTGCATATTTCTATCAAACTGTCAATCACATAATCGAATGTATGAATATCATCGTTATGCAGTACAAGTTTGTAGACATCATCCGTATCATCCAGCACAAGGACTTCCTCCTCATATTGGCGTTTTGGATTTTCGTAATCTTTTATGGTATTATAAAAATTCATTCTAAGCTTTTTAAACTTCTCCAATTTTATCTGCTAAACTGTCAATAGAATTGGGTTCCTGATAGATCAATTCAACAAGCTCAACACTCTTATTGTTCATTTTCAATATTTTGAAATGATAATTATTAAGATCAAATTCCTGATTTTCCTCCGGAATTTCCTCTAACTCATAAAGAATAAAACCTGCTAATGAGTTGTATTCACTTTCTTCGGAAAGGGGTAATTTTTTAGGTAAAAATTCATTGATTTCATCCAAAGGCTGCGTCGCCTGTACCCAATAGGTATCTTCAGCTATTTTATCTACAATCTTTTCTTCGTCATCCTCTTCATCCTGAATTTCACCTACAAGCTCTTCAAGGATATCTTCCAGGGTGATAATTCCCTCTGTACCACCAAATTCATCAATAACAATGGCAAGGTGCTGTTTTTTCTGCTGGAAAGTTTTTAATAAGTCGGAAACTTTTTTGCTTTCAACCACGAAAAATGCATCACGCATAAGATCTTTAAGGTCTTGATGATCCAGGTTACCTTTTCTTTTCACGAATTCCCTGATAATTTCCTTGGTATAGAAAATTCCTATCACATTATCAATAGAGTCAAGATATACGGGAATACGTGAATATCCACTATCCATAATCTTATTGATAATATCGTTCACGTCCTCTTCAAAATCAATTGACGTAATATTCTGTCTCGGAACCATGATCTGTTTGGCAGAGTGATCTGTAAAATCAAATGCATTTTTAATGATCTCATAGTTCTCTTCTTCAATCTCTCCACTATCCGCACTTTGCTTTACCAAAAGCTGAAGCTCTTCTGTAGAGTGAATCTCC containing:
- a CDS encoding T9SS-dependent choice-of-anchor J family protein codes for the protein MKKILLLGAFLGVYSLNAQTTIFEDSFETYTDFAYTTGTVGSWTLRDLDGKQSYTINQATFPNQQIPKAFIVFNKAGIVPAPAATATQFNARTGNKVMACFDVSSPAPLVNNDWLISPKFTLGSSGNNVTFWAKSINELYGAEKFNVYVSTTDTQTTSFTKLNPTTIVTPSVVAWNQHTFNLDAYSGQAVYFAIQCVSDDQFALLIDDFKVTTTGTLGTSEVSKASASAISVYPNPATDVLNIKSKEKVNTIEIYDVSGRKVPAELNGDKVNVRNLNPGSYIINIETKAGKTTEKFIKK
- a CDS encoding transposase, producing the protein MEEQLRSVYIKRTQKDYSLSLKLQIVKEVESGESTISTCRKKYGIQSHGTILNWLRKYGNFDWENQRPYAMEKTPEQRIMELEAEVKLLEKQKAFLEKQAYIADKKAIFFDMMIDLAEKEYRIDIRKNSPPEQSMTSAVRKKKL
- a CDS encoding IS3 family transposase, which gives rise to MLGLNRQIYYRSIKRTEVCRNRASEVVELVECVRIKMPRLGGRKLYFILKESLGSIKVGRDKFFDILRANHLLIVPRKNYHVTTNSHHRFRKHKNLILDYQITKPNQVWVADITYIGDRKSPSYLSLITDAYSKKIVGHFVADNLNTESSLIALKRALKKHKGMVGPLIHHSDRGLQYCSNEYQKVLQKHQLKCSMTQNSDPYENAIAERINGILKHEFNIDRHHINNALRRKLVDESIETYNNLRPHFSNYYLTPNQMHKQTKIKMRTYKNKNQSKRKFALV
- a CDS encoding IS1182 family transposase, with protein sequence MKVRFKSLPSNTPSLFPEDIFDKIGSDHPVRLINELVDSLNIDHIMSEYKGGGTTSFHPRMMIKVLFYAYFNNIYSCRKIEKALGENIHFMWLSGNSKPDYRTINYFRSKRLKNHIHRLFADVTVVLQHLGYVSLTVQYIDGTKIESSANRYSFVWKKSVEKNKLKLEAQIHSVLEEIESQIKEERYESHEKVLPKSIDSRELQDKIAELNHDVAQDNKTGKKLIKKLQHQDLPRLQKYEDQLKILSGRNSYSKTDPDACFMRLKDDHMKNGQLKPAYNAQISTENQFITHYSIHQTPGDTTTLKDHLNGFENQYHKQSKEVVADAGYGSEENYEMMAEKAIEGYVKYNNFHKEQKRSEKNNAFAVQNLYYNKENNFYVCPFGQQMNFIGKGKRISSNGYESQVHYYQAFSCQGCPLRESCHQSQDNRLIEVNYNLNHHRMKARQRLISEKGHYHRSKRPIEVEAVFGQLKSNNKFSRFTLKGLEKVNIEFGLMALAHNFRKLAKNRKLTRKNWLRTLKGKKTRHSFTEYIENQKYKFAA
- a CDS encoding T9SS type A sorting domain-containing protein — translated: MKKYYSIAFSLFAAFSFAQQMTSFENNEGFTDGNIHGQGAWISTPTGGTPENVTHQIICTDNATHGNSSLKLVREPTYGTQPEPIIGGFYNLSTPLVPTNFSVSFDINISQLNGSVFGFQGVNSVTEQNIVRLDFDKNGIINVLKTISGIQNLISTSGVWTSDTWYRCMVVGTAMDIRYYLNEVLIYTGTANSSSNIDQLRFVHNNAFGVAYIDHIKVNTETVMAVKETAVNAKEIILYPNPVTDFLQINSSSKIKYATVYDLTGKRMEVKLNDGKVDVRSLLAGEYLLNVETDKGNFTEKFIKK
- a CDS encoding dipeptidase, which encodes MQETLNYINENKQRFVDELFELLRIPSISADPAYKNDVLKCADVCAGFLKNAGADNVEICETKGYPIVFGEKIIDSTLPTVLVYGHYDVQPADPLELWRKPPFEPYIEKTELHPEGAIFARGSADDKGQFFMHLKAFEAMMRTNTLPCNVKFILEGEEEVGSVSLGDFVNENKEKLSCDCILISDTHIYSNEQPTVTTGLRGLSYVEVEVEGPNRDLHSGLYGGAVPNPIHVLSRMIANLIDEDGHITIDGFYDNVEVVSDSDRTEMNKLKDNPEEYKKSIGLSNIEGEKGYTTLERASIRPTLDCNGIWGGYTGEGAKTVIPSKAFAKISMRLVPYQTPEEITEKFTKYFEKIAPDTVKVKVTPHHGGMPYVLQSDTKEFLAAKKAMETAFGKEVLPYRSGGSIPITSMFEKVLGAKSVLMGFGLDSDAIHSPNEHYGLFNFYKGIESIPLFFENYSK
- a CDS encoding class I SAM-dependent methyltransferase, producing MLTEVVGNKLLNKEVQDYINANLTTDLHSLLLKKSPFPELSMQEIVQQIKGKQVAERKFPFLLKEGIVFPPQLNLEQSSSENTALYKSEILKGKKFIDLTSGFGIDAYYLSQNFDDITLIEQNTELLKIVGHNWNILGRKARFVNQKLEDFLNENQENFDTVYLDPARRDQNKNKVFLLEDLSPNILEIKEKLLSVSGQVVVKLSPLIDLKYLVSVLPQIFRMDIIALKNDVKEIILFLSKENKAEIICHCVNLESGEPAFSFTFGEEENAKSEYSEPEKFIYIPNNSILKAGIFNLISEKIGLKKLHPNTHIYTSAEKKEDFPGRVLEMEVIDSKSVKKKSQFNIISKNYPLKPEDIKKKYSLKDGGNDYLIFTQSKKGKIILKSV
- a CDS encoding methylmalonyl-CoA mutase family protein, whose amino-acid sequence is MSNTDILPNWEKLVKKQLKTEDIYPILEKENLEGIVVRPFYTEVQKPLVNLPRVEESTHLVARYHESLEEEVFAFILDQNVENLEEKTIFVNNKELAGHISPKEEDQYFSLIDIFDEKNGTIDDQLAKELLAKEFKRSICVDISLHQNAGAAIYQQLGIALAKTKELVEAYGADILNKLIFKIAVGGNYFFEMAKLRAFKVVFNQLSKEYGLNEVPYIFAETSLRNKAVSDNENNLIRSTLELASAMIAGADAVFTNNYLVEKSTDNSEEISFKQQIVLAYESIINVFEDASNGSYYVEDITRQIAEKSWALFVEIEDAGGYLELLKQGIIQKKIYEHAVQEQQWIEEGKIKLIGVNLYPKLDVKKSIEDLYNAKEIKAVRWAEMFE
- a CDS encoding FtsB family cell division protein; this translates as MEENNLIKDIQPKSETFKLIQTYILNKYTITICLFLVWMIFFDKTSFLVINELNGEIHKNEEQLEYYKKEYEKNDAFYKKLMNNKSEKEKYARENYFMKKPNEEIFILVVDSTKVAKK